Proteins found in one Bremerella volcania genomic segment:
- a CDS encoding DUF1559 domain-containing protein, giving the protein MTKKGFTLVELLVVIAIIGILIALLLPAVQQAREAARRIHCTNNLKQLGLSLHNYHDSLNTFPPGWIYLNSGRDVNTFGSGSFGWGTLVLPYIEQSALFEQLQTGSQSYSAVAAELSSTKLDAFRCPSDNPPNPVVAGTFRLGASNYNGVMGRYDVALAGTSHSPPVAATPYPFYSRSDADNAKFRPDGVFGPNSKIKFRDINDGTSNTLAIGEKSQLHGNAKAVWMGPRYDKCAGCSTGAVFGTVGVVDFAINEDGGTNGWQEERVFTSRHPGGANFVLCDGSVRFLAETIEMATYSDLGQRSDGNVVGEY; this is encoded by the coding sequence ATGACGAAAAAGGGCTTTACGCTCGTTGAGCTTCTCGTTGTCATTGCCATTATTGGCATTTTGATCGCTCTGCTGTTGCCTGCCGTTCAACAGGCTCGCGAAGCCGCACGACGCATCCATTGCACAAACAATCTGAAGCAGCTTGGGCTATCGTTACATAATTATCACGATTCGCTGAATACGTTCCCTCCCGGATGGATTTACCTGAATTCAGGTCGCGACGTAAACACATTTGGAAGCGGTTCATTTGGCTGGGGCACCTTAGTGCTTCCATATATCGAACAAAGTGCTTTGTTTGAGCAACTCCAAACGGGGAGTCAAAGTTACAGCGCTGTCGCGGCGGAGCTAAGCTCTACCAAACTGGACGCATTTCGTTGCCCTTCAGACAACCCACCTAATCCCGTAGTAGCAGGTACCTTCCGACTGGGCGCCTCCAACTACAATGGCGTGATGGGAAGATATGATGTTGCTTTGGCGGGAACATCCCATTCGCCGCCTGTAGCGGCAACGCCATATCCTTTCTACAGTCGTTCAGACGCAGACAACGCGAAATTCAGACCGGATGGCGTGTTTGGCCCCAACAGTAAAATTAAGTTTCGCGACATCAACGATGGGACAAGCAATACGCTGGCTATCGGTGAAAAAAGCCAATTGCACGGCAATGCAAAGGCCGTTTGGATGGGTCCGCGTTACGACAAATGCGCAGGTTGTTCTACCGGGGCCGTCTTCGGAACCGTGGGGGTCGTCGACTTCGCCATCAATGAAGATGGAGGGACCAATGGCTGGCAAGAAGAACGCGTCTTCACCAGCCGTCATCCCGGTGGGGCCAATTTTGTTCTGTGTGACGGGTCGGTACGCTTTCTGGCGGAAACGATCGAGATGGCTACCTATTCCGATCTGGGTCAACGAAGCGATGGAAATGTCGTGGGTGAATATTAA
- a CDS encoding dihydrodipicolinate synthase family protein translates to MVSSRLSGLIAATYTPFHADGTLALSKVAPMVEHLIRAGNRGLYVCGSTGEGVSLTTLERCQVAEAYAQAANKRVPVIVQVGHNCIAEAKHLAAHAEEIGADAVSATCPSYFKVVDIVSLFEVVQAIASAAPRLPFYYYHIPAVTGSQVDIVSFLQFADGKIPNFAGIKYTDKNLAEFQRCLSLGGGKFDAVWGCDDMLLGAIATGARAAIGSTFNVLAPLYLEMIRDFESNRLAEAQQIQLQSIEFICKLGMYPFHTSMKELLRLLGHDFGTCRSPQRSLSKSESKTLHQGLQHLKCLFALDFAQSKLRTTPQPFLNNGP, encoded by the coding sequence ATGGTTTCCAGTCGATTAAGTGGCCTGATCGCCGCAACCTACACCCCCTTCCATGCCGACGGAACGCTGGCACTTTCGAAAGTTGCTCCTATGGTCGAGCATCTCATCCGTGCCGGGAATCGCGGTCTGTACGTTTGTGGTAGCACCGGTGAAGGTGTATCGCTTACGACGCTTGAACGTTGTCAGGTTGCGGAGGCGTATGCGCAAGCAGCCAATAAACGCGTTCCGGTGATAGTGCAAGTTGGCCACAACTGTATTGCCGAAGCAAAACACCTGGCCGCACATGCTGAAGAAATTGGTGCTGATGCGGTATCGGCAACTTGTCCTTCGTATTTTAAAGTCGTGGACATCGTGTCGCTTTTTGAGGTCGTCCAAGCGATTGCATCGGCGGCTCCTCGCTTGCCGTTTTATTACTATCATATCCCTGCCGTAACCGGATCTCAGGTGGACATCGTGTCATTTCTACAATTTGCCGATGGCAAAATTCCGAATTTTGCGGGCATCAAATACACTGATAAAAACCTGGCAGAGTTCCAGCGGTGCTTAAGTCTTGGTGGAGGCAAATTCGACGCGGTGTGGGGCTGTGACGACATGCTTCTGGGGGCGATCGCGACTGGTGCCCGAGCCGCGATTGGCAGCACGTTTAATGTGCTTGCCCCACTTTACCTCGAAATGATCCGTGATTTTGAATCCAACCGCTTAGCCGAGGCGCAACAAATACAGTTGCAATCGATCGAGTTTATTTGCAAGCTAGGCATGTATCCTTTTCATACGTCGATGAAAGAACTGCTTCGATTGCTCGGGCACGACTTTGGCACTTGCCGGTCACCGCAGCGCAGTCTGTCGAAGTCCGAATCGAAAACGCTGCATCAAGGCTTGCAGCATCTGAAATGTCTGTTTGCACTTGATTTTGCTCAAAGCAAGCTGCGCACCACGCCACAGCCTTTTCTGAACAACGGACCATGA
- a CDS encoding sialidase family protein, whose product MLPLPRDNAQQKATCPMSSSFSQRTATTLLFCGLLTLLSATRALAERPLQDPPNDVRAFARPHVVPVLVRNRWNVVLELTIHVELSQASRTLQDVELSLGGSLDLEDIEKVDVIASTLPQRSWTNVGNLNRHQDLSLFGDAQPQSTSNTIHVRGSAKLQQGVNHFFVSVKITDQADMSKTLQIECPAVTIDGQTHQLKSTGPTASLRLGYALRRAGDDGVHTYRIPGLATTKAGSLIAVYDVRYDSNRDLPADIDVGMSRSVDGGRSWEPMRIIMDMGNELKWHGDGIGDPTVLVDPIRGTIWVAAIWSHGNRAWRHSGPGLRPEETGQFVLVRSDDDGKTWSNPINITNQVKDPQWNLVFNGPGKGICLQDGTLVFPAQFQDKNRVPHSTIVYSLDRGRTWKIGTGAHLQTTEAQVVEYRPGELMLNCRYNLAASRVVMTTKDLGASWEEHPSSQKALIEPRACMASLIAVDEPSGDESTDVEPPDRWLLFSNPNSTRARENITIKASSDGGHSWPQAHQLLLDQGRGAGYSCMTMIDKDTIGILYEGSTSQLVFQRIPLLDVIETSYR is encoded by the coding sequence ATGCTTCCCTTGCCTCGCGACAATGCCCAACAGAAAGCTACCTGCCCAATGTCATCTTCTTTCTCACAACGTACTGCGACGACCTTGCTATTTTGCGGTCTATTGACTTTGCTTTCCGCCACACGCGCTTTGGCGGAGCGGCCTCTGCAAGATCCACCAAACGATGTTCGTGCATTTGCGCGTCCTCATGTCGTTCCAGTGTTGGTGAGAAACCGCTGGAACGTCGTATTGGAGCTTACCATCCATGTCGAGCTTTCCCAAGCGTCACGAACGTTACAAGATGTAGAACTTTCTCTGGGTGGCTCGCTTGATTTGGAAGACATTGAAAAAGTGGATGTCATTGCCAGCACTCTGCCGCAACGGTCGTGGACCAACGTTGGCAATTTGAACCGACATCAAGATTTGTCACTTTTCGGCGACGCACAACCTCAAAGCACAAGCAACACGATACACGTTCGTGGTAGCGCGAAGCTTCAGCAGGGAGTTAATCATTTTTTCGTCTCGGTTAAGATCACGGATCAAGCCGATATGTCGAAAACGTTACAGATCGAGTGCCCTGCAGTTACCATCGACGGACAAACGCATCAGCTTAAGTCCACCGGACCGACAGCGTCTTTGCGACTTGGGTATGCCCTACGCCGGGCAGGGGACGATGGAGTCCACACATATCGTATCCCAGGTCTGGCAACAACCAAGGCGGGGTCATTGATCGCCGTATACGATGTTCGTTACGACAGCAATCGCGATTTGCCGGCAGATATTGATGTAGGAATGTCGCGCAGTGTCGATGGTGGACGCAGCTGGGAACCGATGCGAATTATCATGGACATGGGGAATGAACTCAAATGGCATGGTGATGGAATTGGTGATCCGACGGTTCTTGTCGATCCAATCCGCGGAACCATATGGGTGGCTGCTATTTGGAGTCACGGCAACCGAGCGTGGCGACATTCCGGCCCTGGATTGCGCCCCGAAGAAACAGGCCAGTTTGTTTTGGTGCGCTCCGATGACGATGGTAAAACCTGGTCTAATCCGATCAACATCACCAACCAAGTAAAAGATCCCCAGTGGAATCTGGTATTTAATGGGCCCGGCAAAGGGATTTGTTTACAGGACGGGACGTTAGTCTTTCCGGCGCAATTTCAGGATAAGAATCGTGTTCCGCATTCTACGATTGTCTATTCTCTCGATCGGGGTAGGACATGGAAAATTGGCACAGGTGCGCATCTTCAAACCACAGAGGCTCAGGTGGTTGAATATCGGCCTGGCGAACTCATGTTGAATTGTCGCTACAACCTCGCAGCCTCGCGTGTGGTGATGACCACCAAAGACCTTGGGGCTTCGTGGGAAGAACACCCCAGTTCCCAGAAAGCGCTGATTGAGCCCAGGGCCTGCATGGCTAGTCTTATTGCGGTTGACGAACCAAGTGGTGACGAATCGACGGATGTAGAGCCACCTGACCGGTGGCTGCTTTTTTCTAATCCAAATAGCACTCGAGCGCGTGAGAACATCACCATTAAGGCTTCCAGCGACGGCGGGCACAGCTGGCCCCAAGCACATCAGCTGTTGCTTGATCAAGGACGGGGAGCGGGGTACTCATGCATGACGATGATCGACAAAGACACCATCGGTATTCTTTACGAAGGAAGCACGTCGCAGCTCGTGTTTCAGAGAATTCCGCTGCTAGACGTTATCGAAACAAGCTATCGATAG